Genomic segment of Tissierellales bacterium:
TAAACTCGTTGCAATTCATTTATGAATTGCATATCTTCTATTTCACAATTATTTGCCTTTAATGTTCTAAGTTTTGGCATATCTTTTAAATTCATGTCTTTGATTGGATTATTTGAAAGGCTCAGCTCTTTCAGCTTTTTTAAGTTCGAAATTGGTGAAATGTCTACTATTTCATTTCCATCTAAAAGTAATTCATCCATTTGGCTTAGTTCTTTTAAGCTATATATGCTCTTTATGTTATTGTTTATGGCTTCAAAAAATGAAAGTTTTCCAAAGTTTCTTAAAACTTCTATATCGTAAATTTGATTGTTTGAAACCTCTAGAGTGTATAGGTTACTCAATCTATGCAAGACGTCTATATTCTTGATTTTGTTATTGCGCAAAAATAAGGCTCTAAGTTTGGTTGAATTTTCTAAACTCGATACATCACTTATCTGATTATGTCCCATCCCTAAAGCTTCCAATTTACTCAAATTTTTTATAGCTGATATATCTTCGATCTCATTAAATCCAAGTACAAGTGATTCTAAATTTATCAGATTTGATATAGGTGATATGTCTTTTATATGGTTTCCAAAGGCAGCTAGCTGTTCAAGTTTTTCAAGACTTGAAATCGACCTTATATCAAAGATATTGTTAAAATTCATTTTCAATATTATTAATTCTTTCAATTTATTAAGTTCTGCAATATCTCTTATATGATTGAATGAAATATCTAGTGACTGTAGTTTTTCTAAGTTTGCAATACCTGATATATCTGTTATTGCATTGTTTTCTAAATTCAATACCTCTAATGTTTTTATATTTACTATAGGAGATATATCTGTTATATTTTCTCCTACTAATTTTAGTAGCTTCAATTTGTTAAGTTTTGATATCGGCTCATAATTTTCTATCTCACTATTTGAAATAATCAATGTTTCTATATTTCTAAGATACTCTATACCTTCTAAATTTTTTATTGGTTTATCTGAAGTTTCCCAGTACAATGACAATTCTTTTATTTCATCTAAATCTTCTTGCGTAAGATTGCCATCGCTTTTGCCTATCTTATTTCTGATTACGTTCTCCAAATTTTCATCTACAAACTTCACGCTTAAATCTTTTTCTGTATCATTAACTTCTACTTTATTCTGATTTGAATTATTACCATCAAACGCTGCATATACTGGTGCTCCTATAATTAAAGATGCTGCGATTATGCTCAAAAACAATTTATATTTTTTCATTATGTATCCCCCATTTTGCCGATTAATGTACTGTTACTATATTATTAATAATTTAGTTTACTAATAATATAGTAACATAATTTACCATGTTATATTAACATTTTTTCTAACAAGCTTTATTATAATTTTTTTGCAGTCAATTGTCGTTATTATTGCTTAAGCATAGCACTTATGGATATATTCTTAATAATAGGAAATATTTTTTCTATCAAACACTTATTTGGAGGAAATGCTAATGAAATCATCTAACAAAATCTTGATATTTACCATTGTTATTTTTTCTGTATTTATTTCATCTTGCTCAAATAATTACGATTCTAGCAATAAAAGTCTCGATTTTTCCACACAAAAACAAAAAACTGTTGATAAGTTCCGTGAGTTTTCTGAAACTTATCAACAGTTTTACTATTTTAATTCACATTTTGTCTATTTTTATGCACCACATTTAAAAA
This window contains:
- a CDS encoding leucine-rich repeat domain-containing protein; this encodes MKKYKLFLSIIAASLIIGAPVYAAFDGNNSNQNKVEVNDTEKDLSVKFVDENLENVIRNKIGKSDGNLTQEDLDEIKELSLYWETSDKPIKNLEGIEYLRNIETLIISNSEIENYEPISKLNKLKLLKLVGENITDISPIVNIKTLEVLNLENNAITDISGIANLEKLQSLDISFNHIRDIAELNKLKELIILKMNFNNIFDIRSISSLEKLEQLAAFGNHIKDISPISNLINLESLVLGFNEIEDISAIKNLSKLEALGMGHNQISDVSSLENSTKLRALFLRNNKIKNIDVLHRLSNLYTLEVSNNQIYDIEVLRNFGKLSFFEAINNNIKSIYSLKELSQMDELLLDGNEIVDISPISNLKKLKELSLSNNPIKDMNLKDMPKLRTLKANNCEIEDMQFINELQRVYKLELNGNKIAKIAKLEKDINLSDFSADNNNISDISELKNYEDINYLNLSNNKIDDISSIYDKREIRELNLSNNELDDRVDFSRVSASILDIGGNKFIKPRGIGENICLESLSIDHNKLELDLSFLSDLQSLKELDVSHTTFHNFENLKLESLKKLSIAGVNIDYPAEFISNIAPNIVAIDYSQNNLDNFPEFSKLQSLEQIFLDEVKGGELSSLSKFANIEKLNVISLKRNNIKNTDILKPFTKVKCLLLDSNEVKNVGELSKMDSLEVLSLSENPIVDIDKLDNKKLIYLYLGVNPLEHYPNTRSAFLLDDEKKIYEWYLKVSH